One window of the Candidatus Eisenbacteria bacterium genome contains the following:
- a CDS encoding amidohydrolase family protein: MNGARWAAAHFGERLGVIEPGAPADLVLVDYRPATEFSERTLFAHLASGFARSPVSGVMVSGEIVMDNGTLVALDEAEVVARARECAARVWSRA; the protein is encoded by the coding sequence GTGAACGGCGCGCGCTGGGCGGCCGCTCACTTCGGTGAGCGGCTCGGCGTGATCGAGCCGGGAGCGCCGGCCGACCTGGTGCTGGTCGACTATCGCCCTGCCACCGAGTTCTCGGAGCGCACGCTGTTCGCGCACCTCGCTTCGGGGTTCGCTCGCTCGCCGGTCTCGGGCGTCATGGTCTCGGGCGAAATCGTGATGGACAACGGCACGCTGGTCGCGCTCGACGAGGCCGAAGTGGTGGCGCGCGCACGCGAATGCGCGGCGCGGGTCTGGTCGCGCGCCTGA